In Nonomuraea sp. NBC_00507, the following are encoded in one genomic region:
- a CDS encoding MarR family winged helix-turn-helix transcriptional regulator, which produces MSYLVFRLERRIRACLDEALARHGMTTTEYMALSELRLRDAPSSADLARIAFVTPQAMNLVIRDLEQRGLIRRDPHPRGGRALRTRLTPKGLSTLRRCDRSLDSIEAVMLAEIDDPDRTTLAEALTLCARALHPDMRP; this is translated from the coding sequence GTGAGCTACCTGGTGTTCCGGCTGGAACGCCGCATCCGCGCCTGCCTGGATGAAGCGCTCGCCCGGCACGGCATGACAACCACCGAATACATGGCGCTCAGCGAGCTGCGCCTGCGCGACGCCCCATCCTCGGCCGACCTGGCCCGTATCGCCTTCGTCACCCCGCAGGCGATGAACCTGGTCATCCGCGATCTCGAACAACGCGGCCTGATCCGCCGCGACCCGCATCCCCGTGGCGGCCGCGCTCTGCGCACCCGCCTTACCCCGAAAGGCCTGAGCACCCTCCGGCGATGCGACCGCTCCCTCGACAGCATCGAAGCCGTCATGCTCGCCGAGATCGACGACCCGGACCGCACGACACTCGCGGAAGCGCTCACGCTGTGTGCCCGAGCCCTCCATCCGGACATGCGGCCCTGA
- a CDS encoding HNH endonuclease — protein sequence MDSRIWNGHRSELVQRLLAEVCELCGSTDKIEVHHIRALKDLNSKGRKQPPDWVTRMASRRRKTLVICRVCHEDIHARCPTRRPR from the coding sequence GTGGACTCACGCATCTGGAACGGACACCGGTCGGAGCTGGTCCAACGGCTCCTGGCCGAGGTCTGCGAATTATGCGGCTCCACGGACAAGATCGAAGTCCATCACATTCGCGCACTCAAAGATCTCAACTCCAAGGGGCGGAAACAACCACCCGACTGGGTCACGCGCATGGCCTCCCGCCGGCGCAAGACCCTGGTCATCTGCCGCGTCTGCCACGAGGACATCCACGCCAGATGTCCCACACGCAGACCACGATGA